The sequence below is a genomic window from Pseudorasbora parva isolate DD20220531a chromosome 4, ASM2467924v1, whole genome shotgun sequence.
AACAGCacttgcgattaattgatttgacagcactaaaattaacaaaacataatatgtgtgtgctgtgcataattattatgtatatgtatacacacacatgcatgtatatatttaaaaacatggAGATGTGAGGAGaattcatttatattttttttatttctaactccattttgtaactcatatttatttataaaggcAATGCACATTAGTTAGCATTTCTATAAACGTGCCAGTATTAGCCAACTGGCTGATTTCCACCTGTAGTCCTTTAGCCAAATGAAACCTCTCCGCCTCGGTTTAGAGTACACATCCTTACCTCGGCCTTGACTATTCTGTCAACAACAGTTTCCAAAGTCTCGTCAGGGTAACATTTCATGACTCCTTCCACATAACAGCGTCTCCTCCGCACGGCCTCCTGCATGCTCATGCTCAGGTTATTATAGGTTTTTTGTGCTGCAAGATTCTGTCAGGAGATTGGACAAGATATTGGTTACAAGTTCTCTAACTAAGCCAGTTCTGCTTtcagtatttgaaattaaaaaaagagaagagaTTCTCACAATCACATCAAATCTGGAATACAGGGCAACCACtttgccttaaaaaaaaaaaaacagaagaaaagGAAGTACATTTATATTGTCCTGTAACACATTCACTTCTGACTTATGTGATTGAGTTAAGTGTACCATTGTCATCCACCACTGGGAGAGCGGACACACGTCGATCAACAAACACAGAAAGTGCATCGTACACAGTGGCCGTCTGTGAGACTGTGGCTACGTCTGTGAACGTTCCTATTCCTGCATCTTTAATTTGCGTCTTCAAGAAGCGTGGCTTGGGCACTGTGGCTTCctagagataaaaaaaaaaaatcatattcataCAAAAACCTGCTGAACTGTAATATGATGCCTTCAAATAGAGCCCAAAactggatttatttatttttttcgtcTTACAAATAAATGAAGGAACTTGAGGATTCTCTTGTGGGTCAGTATGTGAAGGACATTTCCAGACTCGGGGTCGATGACTGGCAGCCTGTGGATTTTGTGTTTCAGTAAAGAGTAGACGGCATCAAAGAGGCTGTGTATGGAcagaaaaattacaaatatacattacactgtaaaacatattgttgatttttattggtttaacttaaaaaagtaagtaacctggttgccttaaaatgttgtgtttattgaacttaaaaatttgagtcgatacaatgaaggaaatttgttcaataaatagaaactcaaaatattttggtatctgaaccacataaaaaatttgataaatcatgaaaataccactatttggcatgtttcactgcgtcatcagaaataaaacacacacaattaaccaatatgcttacaaaatcttttaataatcttttaataaaggttgtcgaatctccaaaaatgttcattgtattaactcaaaattttaatttcaatgaactcaaaattttaaggcaaccaggtaactttttttctaaataattttttacagtgtatataatatattataaatagatacactactgtttaaaggtttggggtcagtaatatatatatatatatatatattttttttttaaagaaataatacttttattcagatgTTGAACGTGAGTAAAGACATCTAAAATGGtataaaatatttagatttcaaataaatgttggtcttttgaactttctattcatcaaagaattatgtagtaaaaatattaaaggggtccttgtttatgatttcacttttaactttagttaatgTGTAACGTCGTAACATATTATCGTATGTCTGGCAACACTGTGTCTGTGTGAGGCAATCGAAGCtgcttgaagctccgccctcttttTGAAAGGGAgcaggagcagcagctcatttgcattttaaaGGAACACACGCAAAAACTGCACGTCTTTTAAACAGCACCActgttttcaaaattgataataatataagaaatgtttcttgatcagcaaatcagcataaCATCTATGATTTCTGCAGGATGTgccactaaagactggagtaaattcagtaatattggagtaatatttaaaacatttacatttatgcatttagcagatgcttttatccaaaacaaCTTACAACTGAGGTGtagaaacgcaaaaagtgccctaaatacaaagatttggatattactcagagtagcaaaaaataGTGAAAAGAATACATTTAACATGCATTCTTACAGACCCCAACattttaaatggtagtgtaaACATAAGATGCAAAACACTATTTTGCATCTTATATGTAAATTATGATTACAATTCTTAAGTATAAAAAAACATATGTACATGGCACCAGCAACACCGGCACCGCCTACAAAAGCTGTGCCTGTAAATATATAATACCTCGCATCAGGTGTGATACTGATGAGATATTGATCTTGATATTGCAGATAGACGTCTACAGAAAGACAGAGTACATGACAAGAGAAACAGAAAAACATTGGAAAAAAATCAAATGCAAGTCGTTCATCTCAGGTAACACTATGCAGTAAATTTGCCCTATAATCACACAATGACAGTCAATGACAGCTGCATGAGATATATCGAGCCCTGTGCTGTGGAGATACAGCCAGCCTGATAATGTTTCAATACTAAGTATGTCATCCTAACATCTGCAGTGATGTTAAGActgcttatttaaaaaaaagttaacagTCCATTTAGATTGCATTCTTTTCCTCTTTCACTAAGGGAAAAAGTGGCCAATTAAATGCATTGATTCAGCAAAACATTTtcccccagtttcacagacaaggcttaagctagtCCTGATTAAAATGCATgcttgagctgttttaactgaactgatcttaaaatatgtcagtgccattgttttgtctgaaGATGCGCATCAGTAATGTTGTTCCTAACTGAACTGAGGCCTAATCCTgccttaatctaagccctgtttGTGAAACCAGGACTTTACAAATGAAATGCTTTCCCGAAAACTTTAAGATAGAGTTAATTTGAAAAAACTGGCAATGACTGTCATTGTATCTGTGCTAGACAACATCTCAACATCATCTGTGGAGCTCAGATTATTTACTTTGAAATGAATCACCTCTCCATGTCTCAATCTTGTGCTCCTCCAGTTCATAGATCTGAACCTACAAGAGAAAAAAAGCACTTATAAAAAATAGAATAATTATAcagtataatataaatatatagaatatatataaatgtagacTATTAATCAAAGGTTGGAGGTCGAtaagatttttttatgcttttaatATGCTTTTATGCTtttgtctcttatgctcacaaaaatactttaaaaacagtaccattgtgaaatattattacaatttaaaataagtgttttctgcatcattactccagtcttcagtgtcacaatcattctaatatggtgatgaagaaacatttcttattattatgatcaatgttgaaaaaagttTGGCTGccgtgatacatttttttcaggtttCTTTGATGAAacaaaggtaaaaaataacagtTTCGATTAAAtctattgaaaaaaataaattgtttgtaattgtcttcactgtcacttgagatcaatttaatgcatgaataaaagtattctttctttcaaaaaaaaattgacacagaacttttaaacagtagtgtacatgtatatacaaaatatacttaaaaatattaCTTCTGTAAATAAGTGAGGGGTATTGAGAAGACAACACATATGGGAAAATTTAGTCAAAGACTTAAAATAACTGGTCATTAACTAGGCACTAACTCTGAACCTACCccaaacctaaccctaacccatgtaGATACCTTATATTATTATCCAGTAATTTCTTAGCTAAGTACACAT
It includes:
- the prkag3a gene encoding 5'-AMP-activated protein kinase subunit gamma-1 isoform X4; translation: MNSTDPDPNAEAYMNFMKKHCCYDAIPTSCKLVIFDTSLQVKKAFFALVANGLRAAPLWDNKLQRFVGMLTITDFINILHRYYKSPMVQIYELEEHKIETWRGDSFQNVYLQYQDQYLISITPDASLFDAVYSLLKHKIHRLPVIDPESGNVLHILTHKRILKFLHLFEATVPKPRFLKTQIKDAGIGTFTDVATVSQTATVYDALSVFVDRRVSALPVVDDNGKVVALYSRFDVINLAAQKTYNNLSMSMQEAVRRRRCYVEGVMKCYPDETLETVVDRIVKAEVHRLVLVDRDDVVRGIISLSDLLQAIVLSPAGIDALFS
- the prkag3a gene encoding 5'-AMP-activated protein kinase subunit gamma-1 isoform X2, producing MCTQKLCRSAHAQMDTGTQDVCHEDCTMNSTDPDPNAEAYMNFMKKHCCYDAIPTSCKLVIFDTSLQVKKAFFALVANGLRAAPLWDNKLQRFVGMLTITDFINILHRYYKSPMVQIYELEEHKIETWRGDSFQNVYLQYQDQYLISITPDASLFDAVYSLLKHKIHRLPVIDPESGNVLHILTHKRILKFLHLFEATVPKPRFLKTQIKDAGIGTFTDVATVSQTATVYDALSVFVDRRVSALPVVDDNGKVVALYSRFDVINLAAQKTYNNLSMSMQEAVRRRRCYVEGVMKCYPDETLETVVDRIVKAEVHRLVLVDRDDVVRGIISLSDLLQAIVLSPADIQRG
- the prkag3a gene encoding 5'-AMP-activated protein kinase subunit gamma-1 isoform X3, whose translation is MCTQKLCRSAHAQMDTGTQDVCHEDCTMNSTDPDPNAEAYMNFMKKHCCYDAIPTSCKLVIFDTSLQVKKAFFALVANGLRAAPLWDNKLQRFVGMLTITDFINILHRYYKSPMVQIYELEEHKIETWRDVYLQYQDQYLISITPDASLFDAVYSLLKHKIHRLPVIDPESGNVLHILTHKRILKFLHLFEATVPKPRFLKTQIKDAGIGTFTDVATVSQTATVYDALSVFVDRRVSALPVVDDNGKVVALYSRFDVINLAAQKTYNNLSMSMQEAVRRRRCYVEGVMKCYPDETLETVVDRIVKAEVHRLVLVDRDDVVRGIISLSDLLQAIVLSPAGIDALFS
- the prkag3a gene encoding 5'-AMP-activated protein kinase subunit gamma-1 isoform X1, whose protein sequence is MCTQKLCRSAHAQMDTGTQDVCHEDCTMNSTDPDPNAEAYMNFMKKHCCYDAIPTSCKLVIFDTSLQVKKAFFALVANGLRAAPLWDNKLQRFVGMLTITDFINILHRYYKSPMVQIYELEEHKIETWRGDSFQNVYLQYQDQYLISITPDASLFDAVYSLLKHKIHRLPVIDPESGNVLHILTHKRILKFLHLFEATVPKPRFLKTQIKDAGIGTFTDVATVSQTATVYDALSVFVDRRVSALPVVDDNGKVVALYSRFDVINLAAQKTYNNLSMSMQEAVRRRRCYVEGVMKCYPDETLETVVDRIVKAEVHRLVLVDRDDVVRGIISLSDLLQAIVLSPAGIDALFS